From the Vitis vinifera mitochondrion, complete genome genome, one window contains:
- the psbM gene encoding PSII M protein (chloroplast): MEVNILAFIATALFILVPTAFLFIIYVKTVSQNN; encoded by the coding sequence ATGGAAGTCAATATTCTCGCATTTATTGCTACTGCACTGTTCATTCTAGTTCCTACTGCTTTTTTATTTATCATTTACGTAAAAACAGTTAGTCAAAATAATTAA